The Corynebacterium jeddahense genome has a window encoding:
- a CDS encoding copper-translocating P-type ATPase, producing the protein MSTPHHSGDHHGDHPAPETDHTHHPHHASHEHHADADTHGQAMPHDHPHSALDEDHQVHGHGEHAGHSTAMFRDRFWWSLILSIPVTIFSPMVAQLLGYHLPAFPGSTWIPPVLGTIIFVYGGTPFLKGGWNELKSRQPGMMLLIAMAITVAFVASWVTTLGLGGFELDFWWELALLVTIMLLGHWLEMRALGAASSALDALAALLPDEAEKVIDGTTRTVAISELVVDDVVLVRAGARVPADGTILDGAAEFDEAMITGESRPVFRDTGDKVVAGTVATDNTVRIRVEATGGDTALAGIQRLVADAQESSSRAQALADRAAALLFWFALISALITAVVWTIIGSPDDAVVRTVTVLVIACPHALGLAIPLVIAISTERAAKSGVLIKDRMTLERMRTIDVVLFDKTGTLTEGAHAVTDVAAADGVTEGELLALAAAAEADSEHPVARAIVAAAAAHPEASRRQIRATGFSAASGRGVRATVEGAEILVGGPNMLRELNLTTPAELTDTTSAWTGRGAGVLHIVRDGQIIGAVAVEDKIRPESRAAVKALQDRGVKVAMITGDAQQVAQAVGQDLGIDEVFAEVLPQDKDTKVTQLQERGLSVAMVGDGVNDAPALTRAEVGIAIGAGTDVAMESAGVVLASDDPRAVLSMIELSQASYRKMIQNLIWASGYNILAVPLAAGVLAPIGFVLSPAVGAILMSASTIVVALNAQLLRRIDLDPAHLAPTDVKEEHTTPTPASTAVR; encoded by the coding sequence ATGAGCACTCCCCACCATTCCGGTGATCACCATGGTGATCACCCCGCTCCGGAAACAGACCACACCCACCACCCGCATCATGCCAGCCACGAACACCACGCAGATGCCGACACCCACGGCCAGGCGATGCCCCACGATCACCCGCACTCCGCCCTGGACGAAGACCACCAGGTTCATGGTCACGGCGAACACGCCGGACACAGCACCGCAATGTTTCGGGACCGCTTCTGGTGGTCGCTGATTCTGTCCATTCCCGTCACTATTTTCAGCCCCATGGTCGCCCAGCTGCTCGGCTACCACCTCCCGGCATTCCCCGGATCCACCTGGATCCCCCCGGTGCTGGGCACGATCATCTTCGTCTACGGCGGAACGCCTTTCCTCAAGGGTGGATGGAACGAACTGAAATCCCGCCAACCCGGGATGATGCTCCTGATCGCGATGGCCATCACCGTGGCGTTTGTCGCCTCCTGGGTCACCACTCTGGGGCTGGGCGGTTTTGAGCTGGACTTCTGGTGGGAGCTGGCTCTGCTGGTGACCATCATGCTGCTGGGCCACTGGCTGGAGATGCGCGCTCTCGGGGCCGCGTCCTCCGCGCTTGACGCGCTGGCTGCCCTGCTGCCGGATGAGGCCGAGAAAGTCATCGACGGGACCACCCGCACCGTGGCCATCTCCGAGCTGGTCGTCGACGACGTCGTGCTGGTGAGGGCCGGTGCCCGGGTGCCGGCCGACGGTACCATCCTCGACGGAGCCGCCGAATTCGATGAGGCGATGATCACCGGCGAATCCCGTCCCGTCTTCCGCGACACCGGTGACAAGGTGGTCGCCGGTACTGTGGCCACCGACAACACCGTCCGTATCCGGGTGGAGGCTACCGGCGGGGACACCGCCCTGGCCGGGATCCAACGCTTGGTTGCCGACGCTCAGGAGTCCTCCTCCCGGGCCCAGGCCCTGGCGGATCGGGCGGCGGCGTTGTTGTTCTGGTTCGCGCTGATCTCCGCTCTGATCACCGCGGTGGTGTGGACCATCATCGGCAGCCCGGACGATGCCGTGGTGCGCACGGTCACGGTGCTGGTCATCGCCTGCCCGCACGCCCTGGGCCTGGCGATTCCGCTGGTCATTGCGATCTCCACCGAGCGAGCCGCGAAATCCGGGGTGCTCATCAAGGACCGGATGACGCTCGAGCGGATGCGCACCATCGACGTGGTGCTCTTCGACAAAACCGGCACCCTGACCGAGGGTGCGCACGCGGTCACCGATGTCGCGGCAGCTGACGGCGTCACCGAGGGCGAGCTGCTGGCCCTGGCCGCCGCCGCGGAGGCCGACAGCGAGCACCCCGTGGCCCGCGCCATCGTGGCGGCCGCGGCCGCCCATCCCGAGGCCTCCCGTCGGCAAATCCGTGCAACTGGTTTCAGCGCCGCCTCCGGCAGGGGAGTCCGGGCCACTGTCGAGGGCGCTGAGATCCTCGTGGGCGGGCCGAACATGCTGCGCGAGCTCAACCTCACCACCCCGGCCGAGCTCACCGACACCACCAGCGCCTGGACCGGGCGTGGGGCCGGTGTGCTCCATATTGTCCGCGACGGTCAGATCATCGGTGCTGTGGCCGTCGAGGACAAGATCCGCCCCGAATCCCGCGCCGCCGTGAAAGCCCTGCAGGACCGCGGGGTGAAGGTCGCGATGATCACCGGTGACGCGCAGCAGGTGGCCCAGGCGGTTGGCCAGGACCTGGGGATCGATGAGGTCTTCGCCGAGGTCCTGCCCCAGGACAAGGACACCAAGGTCACCCAGTTGCAGGAGCGTGGCCTGAGCGTGGCCATGGTCGGCGACGGTGTCAACGACGCCCCCGCTCTGACCCGCGCGGAGGTCGGTATCGCCATCGGGGCCGGCACGGATGTGGCCATGGAATCCGCCGGAGTGGTCCTGGCCAGTGATGACCCGCGGGCAGTGCTGTCGATGATCGAGCTCTCGCAGGCCAGCTACCGCAAGATGATCCAGAACCTCATCTGGGCCTCTGGCTACAACATCCTCGCCGTGCCGCTGGCCGCCGGCGTGCTCGCCCCGATCGGGTTCGTGCTGTCCCCAGCCGTGGGCGCGATCTTGATGTCTGCCTCGACCATCGTGGTGGCCCTGAACGCTCAGCTGTTGCGCCGCATTGATTTGGATCCGGCCCACCTGGCTCCGACCGACGTGAAGGAGGAACACACCACGCCTACTCCGGCATCCACCGCCGTCCGCTGA
- a CDS encoding DUF305 domain-containing protein, protein MKRTLVLSALAVASTLVLSACGETTESDNTDATTSATSTATTTAETTETTTATTEADGEISADHNDADIMFAQMMIPHHQQAVEMSEILLAKEGIPAQVVEFAQGVIDAQGPEIDRMNAMLEAWGQQPVTDSGGMGTMDEMGGMDHGAMGGMSGMMSQEDMTVLEEAQGTEAARLYLEQMTAHHEGAVDMARDEAADGQNPHAITLAEQIINDQEAEIAQMQQMLTDL, encoded by the coding sequence ATGAAGCGCACCCTTGTTCTTTCCGCTCTCGCCGTGGCCTCCACCCTGGTTTTGTCCGCCTGCGGTGAGACCACCGAGTCAGACAACACCGACGCCACCACCTCGGCCACCAGCACTGCGACGACTACCGCTGAGACGACCGAGACCACCACGGCGACGACTGAGGCGGACGGGGAGATCTCCGCCGATCACAACGACGCGGACATCATGTTTGCCCAGATGATGATCCCCCATCACCAGCAGGCCGTGGAGATGAGTGAAATCCTCCTGGCCAAGGAGGGTATCCCCGCCCAGGTCGTGGAGTTTGCCCAGGGGGTTATTGACGCCCAGGGCCCGGAGATCGACCGGATGAACGCCATGCTCGAGGCCTGGGGCCAGCAGCCGGTTACCGACTCCGGGGGCATGGGGACCATGGACGAGATGGGTGGAATGGATCACGGGGCAATGGGTGGCATGAGCGGGATGATGAGCCAAGAGGACATGACAGTCCTTGAGGAAGCCCAGGGCACCGAGGCTGCCCGCCTCTACCTGGAGCAGATGACCGCCCACCACGAAGGTGCGGTCGACATGGCCCGTGACGAGGCTGCTGACGGCCAGAATCCCCATGCGATCACCCTGGCCGAACAAATTATCAACGACCAGGAGGCCGAGATCGCCCAGATGCAGCAGATGCTCACTGACCTATGA
- a CDS encoding IS3 family transposase — protein MSRFQFVDDHHTTHGVKRLCQVLGLNRSSFYRWRARRDARRDVGKALVKRMREYHQEFDGAIGVRRMTIELNEKAEPINRKRVEQLMRTHNIVGVNLRKPKKTTVKDQGARVVEDFLKRKFRAEAPNQVYVGDITYLPCGQRQFLYLATVIDVCSRRLFQIPVLGIRKRRGPVIGQ, from the coding sequence GTGAGCCGCTTCCAGTTCGTTGACGACCACCACACCACCCACGGGGTGAAGCGGTTGTGCCAGGTACTCGGCCTGAACCGGTCGAGCTTCTACAGATGGCGGGCCAGACGCGACGCCCGCCGAGACGTCGGCAAAGCGCTGGTTAAGCGCATGCGCGAGTACCACCAGGAATTCGACGGCGCCATCGGAGTCAGGAGAATGACCATCGAACTCAATGAGAAAGCAGAGCCGATCAACCGCAAACGCGTGGAACAGCTGATGCGCACCCACAACATCGTCGGTGTGAACCTACGTAAACCGAAGAAGACCACGGTCAAGGACCAGGGCGCACGCGTTGTCGAGGACTTCCTCAAACGCAAGTTCCGGGCTGAGGCACCGAATCAGGTCTACGTCGGCGACATCACCTACCTGCCCTGTGGCCAGAGGCAATTCCTCTATCTGGCCACCGTCATCGACGTGTGCTCCCGGCGTCTTTTTCAGATTCCTGTCCTCGGGATCAGAAAAAGACGGGGACCTGTCATAGGTCAGTGA
- a CDS encoding IS3 family transposase, with protein MPKNTYSDEFKADAVRLYETTEGASYSSISENLGIARGTLKTWVHKARRDRG; from the coding sequence ATGCCGAAAAACACTTACTCCGATGAATTCAAAGCCGACGCGGTCCGGCTCTACGAGACCACCGAGGGAGCCTCGTATTCCTCGATCTCGGAAAACCTCGGGATCGCCCGCGGCACGCTGAAGACCTGGGTCCACAAGGCCCGTCGGGACCGAGGGTAG
- a CDS encoding DUF1707 SHOCT-like domain-containing protein has translation MMDEIRVGDAERSNALDRLGTLFADGYLDVGEFEERTGQAAVARTRGELSMLFDDLPAEPFTLEKRTPSEVELDEKLAAKRRMDTAIYTTLIGGLAVYLVLEIGLDLDYAWVVWPVVGILAAAWYAVFDISDEEDKILEELLEKERSHRAERLKLAAERRKKLGK, from the coding sequence ATGATGGACGAAATCCGCGTGGGCGACGCCGAGCGTTCGAACGCGCTGGACCGGCTGGGCACACTGTTCGCAGACGGCTACCTGGATGTGGGAGAGTTTGAAGAACGCACAGGTCAAGCCGCGGTTGCGCGCACGCGCGGGGAGCTTTCAATGCTTTTCGACGACCTCCCGGCCGAACCGTTCACATTGGAGAAGCGGACACCGTCCGAGGTTGAACTGGATGAGAAACTTGCAGCGAAGCGGAGGATGGACACCGCGATCTACACCACCCTCATTGGCGGCTTGGCGGTCTATCTCGTGCTGGAGATTGGGCTGGATCTGGACTACGCCTGGGTGGTGTGGCCGGTGGTGGGCATACTCGCGGCCGCTTGGTACGCCGTCTTCGACATCTCCGACGAGGAAGACAAGATCCTCGAGGAACTGCTCGAGAAGGAACGTTCTCATCGCGCCGAGCGGCTGAAACTCGCCGCCGAGCGACGCAAGAAGCTTGGGAAATAG
- a CDS encoding MerR family transcriptional regulator translates to MADGIEYAISEAAEALGVSTKALRHWEALGLITPARTWADHRVYSEADLERGAAIALYRGVGVPLAQIAQLLDASGATLTRALKHHQEALASRRRTLDAQLTSVQHLIDNATKGSIDMDAMKKYLGEDMPAYQEEAEQRWGDTPEWAQSQKKLAQMGEGDFKRLQEEQDALAADLIAARDSGVDPGSEEAEALVERHRASIAQWYEATPARQLILARMYVDDARFHEAYGGAQDYLLELVTAHAAAEGVDVGNPQWG, encoded by the coding sequence ATGGCAGATGGTATCGAATACGCGATCAGCGAGGCCGCGGAAGCCCTCGGCGTTTCCACCAAGGCGCTGCGCCACTGGGAGGCGCTCGGCCTCATCACACCCGCGCGCACGTGGGCCGACCACCGCGTTTACAGCGAGGCGGACCTCGAGCGCGGCGCGGCCATCGCCCTCTACCGCGGAGTCGGCGTGCCGCTTGCGCAGATCGCGCAGCTTCTCGACGCCTCCGGAGCCACCCTCACCCGCGCCCTCAAGCACCACCAAGAAGCACTCGCTTCTCGACGGCGCACGCTCGACGCCCAACTCACATCTGTCCAACACCTCATTGACAACGCGACGAAAGGATCTATCGACATGGACGCAATGAAGAAGTACCTCGGCGAAGATATGCCCGCCTACCAGGAGGAGGCTGAGCAGCGCTGGGGTGATACCCCGGAGTGGGCGCAGTCCCAGAAAAAGCTCGCTCAAATGGGCGAAGGTGACTTCAAACGCCTGCAGGAAGAACAGGACGCGCTCGCCGCGGATCTGATCGCCGCACGCGATTCCGGCGTGGACCCCGGCTCCGAGGAAGCCGAAGCACTGGTGGAGCGCCACCGCGCAAGCATCGCCCAGTGGTACGAGGCGACCCCGGCTCGCCAGCTCATCCTCGCGCGCATGTACGTTGACGACGCGCGCTTCCACGAAGCCTACGGCGGCGCGCAGGACTACCTGCTCGAGCTGGTCACCGCCCACGCGGCGGCCGAAGGTGTGGACGTGGGCAACCCGCAGTGGGGCTAG
- the arfB gene encoding alternative ribosome rescue aminoacyl-tRNA hydrolase ArfB produces MQDLTIAPGPGIPGGLVVAAADLTERFAKASGPGGQGVNTTDSKVQLSIDIATCASLSDAQRRRALHDLEHRLDGTVLTVSASTQRSQVRNRAEMRERMAALLREALAPPPPPRRKTKPTRGSVRRRLEAKKRRSELKSTRRRPRLP; encoded by the coding sequence ATGCAGGATCTTACCATCGCGCCCGGCCCGGGCATCCCCGGTGGCCTCGTCGTCGCCGCCGCGGATCTGACGGAGCGGTTTGCGAAGGCGTCGGGCCCCGGCGGCCAGGGCGTCAACACCACCGACAGCAAGGTGCAGCTCTCCATCGACATCGCGACGTGCGCATCGCTTTCCGACGCCCAACGCCGCCGCGCCCTCCACGACCTCGAACACCGCCTGGACGGCACTGTGCTCACCGTGAGCGCGTCGACGCAGCGCTCGCAGGTCCGCAACCGTGCCGAGATGCGGGAACGCATGGCCGCCCTATTGCGGGAGGCGCTCGCCCCACCGCCTCCCCCGCGGCGGAAAACGAAGCCGACGCGCGGCTCGGTGCGACGCCGTCTCGAAGCAAAGAAGCGGCGCTCGGAGCTGAAGTCGACGAGGCGCCGGCCCCGGCTGCCGTAA
- a CDS encoding type II toxin-antitoxin system RelE family toxin: protein MAPSRHYTVEFTARARKQLKKMDRFDARLIATWIKENLDGCTNPRTFGKGLSANRSGEWRYRVGAYRILALIDEGTITIAVLSIGHHREIYRD from the coding sequence ATGGCACCATCGCGTCACTACACTGTCGAATTCACGGCCCGCGCACGGAAGCAGCTGAAGAAGATGGACCGCTTCGACGCGCGGCTCATCGCCACCTGGATCAAAGAGAATTTGGACGGCTGCACCAACCCGCGCACATTTGGGAAAGGGCTCTCCGCAAATCGTTCCGGCGAGTGGAGATACCGCGTCGGCGCGTACCGGATCCTCGCCCTCATCGATGAAGGCACGATCACAATCGCGGTGCTTTCGATAGGCCACCACCGCGAGATTTATCGCGATTAA
- the relB gene encoding type II toxin-antitoxin system RelB family antitoxin — MATMTIRMDDNDAELVRKYARFEGVTLSEFARNAILEKIEDAHDLRELRDAIAHDTGERYSVDDILADLNT, encoded by the coding sequence ATGGCTACGATGACGATTCGGATGGATGACAACGATGCAGAGCTCGTGCGTAAGTACGCTCGCTTCGAGGGCGTCACTCTTTCCGAATTCGCCCGCAATGCGATCTTGGAAAAGATTGAAGATGCGCATGATCTGCGGGAGCTTCGAGACGCGATCGCGCACGACACCGGCGAGCGGTACAGCGTGGACGACATCCTCGCCGATCTCAATACGTAG
- a CDS encoding VOC family protein, translating into MMLMSDPDFTIRQITFDSHNPSRLAEFWSAATGCEIAANYGDFVMVDSTPALGFQRVEDPTPGKNRMHIDGGGTDRESLVERLKGLGATELGTHEAPGLVWTVMQDPEGNEFCVGSPEA; encoded by the coding sequence ATGATGCTCATGAGCGATCCCGACTTCACTATTCGGCAAATCACCTTTGACAGCCACAATCCATCTAGGCTCGCCGAGTTCTGGTCCGCCGCCACCGGATGCGAGATTGCTGCGAACTACGGCGACTTCGTTATGGTCGATTCAACGCCGGCGCTGGGGTTTCAGCGCGTTGAGGACCCCACGCCTGGCAAAAACCGAATGCATATCGACGGCGGCGGGACCGACCGCGAGTCCCTGGTGGAGCGCCTCAAAGGTCTAGGCGCCACCGAACTCGGCACCCATGAGGCCCCCGGACTGGTTTGGACAGTGATGCAGGACCCAGAAGGCAACGAGTTCTGCGTGGGCAGTCCCGAAGCCTAA
- a CDS encoding toxin-antitoxin system antitoxin subunit, whose translation MKTINGKPISEDQVDDWVAEAEKGYDIEFLRYRGSDPRDSKRSTKPEG comes from the coding sequence ATGAAGACAATAAACGGGAAGCCGATCAGTGAAGATCAGGTTGATGATTGGGTCGCCGAAGCCGAAAAAGGCTACGACATCGAGTTCTTACGCTATCGCGGGAGCGACCCTCGCGATTCAAAACGCTCCACTAAGCCGGAAGGCTGA
- a CDS encoding type II toxin-antitoxin system RelE/ParE family toxin: MIQSFGNRETELVFLREPVPKLDPRIHKSANKKLHQLDAAVSLDSLRVPPGNRLEALKGDRKGAFSIRVNDQWRITFRWKDAGPEQVTIEDYH; this comes from the coding sequence ATGATCCAGTCGTTCGGGAACCGAGAAACCGAGCTGGTGTTTCTGCGTGAACCAGTTCCGAAACTGGATCCTCGGATCCATAAGTCGGCGAACAAGAAGCTCCACCAGCTCGACGCTGCTGTATCCCTTGACTCCCTTCGCGTACCGCCCGGGAATCGCCTAGAAGCTCTCAAGGGAGATAGGAAAGGGGCGTTTAGCATCCGAGTGAATGACCAGTGGAGAATTACATTCCGCTGGAAGGACGCAGGGCCCGAACAAGTGACCATTGAGGATTACCACTAA
- a CDS encoding HigA family addiction module antitoxin codes for MSNKLYPPIHPGEILLEDFIEGFGITQHKLAVSIGVPPRRINEIVHGKRGITADTALRLGKYFGVEPIFWMNLQNQYEIELAEDRALAEIERIQPVQAASA; via the coding sequence ATGTCGAACAAACTGTACCCGCCGATCCATCCTGGAGAGATTCTCTTAGAGGACTTCATTGAAGGATTCGGAATCACTCAGCACAAGCTTGCCGTGTCTATCGGGGTTCCGCCCCGCCGAATCAACGAAATTGTGCACGGCAAACGTGGAATCACGGCTGACACCGCGCTTAGACTCGGAAAGTATTTTGGGGTGGAGCCGATATTCTGGATGAATCTGCAGAACCAGTATGAGATTGAGCTGGCGGAAGATAGGGCCCTTGCCGAGATCGAACGGATTCAGCCGGTCCAGGCTGCCTCGGCGTAG
- the arfB gene encoding alternative ribosome rescue aminoacyl-tRNA hydrolase ArfB, which yields MKDLTIAPGPGIPGGVVIAAADLTERFAKSSGPGGQGVNTTDSKVQLSLDIAACASLTDAQRRRALTSLGHRLDGTVLTVAASNQRSQVRNRAEARHRMAALLREALAPPPPPRRKTKPTRGSVRRRREAKMRRSELKSTRKRPQLP from the coding sequence ATGAAGGACCTGACCATCGCGCCCGGCCCGGGGATCCCCGGCGGCGTGGTCATCGCCGCCGCCGACCTGACCGAGCGGTTCGCTAAATCGTCGGGGCCCGGCGGCCAGGGCGTCAACACGACCGACAGCAAGGTGCAGCTTTCCCTCGATATCGCCGCGTGCGCATCGCTTACCGACGCCCAACGCCGCCGCGCCCTCACCAGCCTCGGGCACCGCCTGGACGGCACCGTCCTCACCGTGGCCGCGTCGAACCAACGCTCGCAGGTCCGCAACCGCGCCGAAGCACGCCACCGCATGGCGGCGCTGTTGCGCGAGGCGCTCGCCCCGCCGCCTCCCCCGCGCCGGAAGACGAAGCCGACCAGGGGCTCGGTGCGGCGCCGTCGAGAAGCAAAAATGCGGCGCTCGGAGCTGAAGTCGACGCGCAAACGTCCCCAGCTTCCTTAA
- the relB gene encoding type II toxin-antitoxin system RelB family antitoxin: MFLKIRLSSEEAPLLAEFARSEGMTVSEFARTAIMEKVEDLQDVEELRAALESDSGERFTADEICRELGC; encoded by the coding sequence GTGTTCCTGAAGATCCGATTGAGTAGCGAGGAAGCACCGCTCCTAGCCGAATTTGCGCGTTCGGAAGGCATGACTGTTTCCGAATTCGCTCGAACCGCCATCATGGAAAAGGTCGAAGACCTCCAAGATGTTGAAGAACTTCGTGCCGCCCTCGAGTCTGACTCCGGTGAGAGGTTCACTGCGGACGAGATTTGTCGTGAGTTGGGATGCTAG